In Streptomyces paludis, the genomic stretch GTCCAGCACGGCGATCGCCGTGGACATCGCGTACGCGATCTCCTGGACCGGCGTCGCGCCGGCCTCCTGGAGGTGGTAGCTACAGATGTTGATCGGGTTCCACTTGGGCAGGTGGTGCACGGTGTAGGTGATCATGTCGGTGGTCAGCCGCAGGCTCGGCACGGGCGGGAAGACATGGGTCCCGCGCGACAGGTACTCCTTGACGATGTCGTTCTGTGTCGTCCCCCGCAGCAGCGCGGGATCGGCGCCCTGCTCCTCCGCGACCACCTGATAGAGCGCCAGCAGCCACATCGCGGTGGCGTTGATGGTCATCGAGGTGTTGGTGCGCTCCAGCGGGATGTCCCGGAAGAGCCGGCGCATGTCGCCGAGATGGGACACCGGCACCCCGACCCGGCCGACCTCGCCGCGGGCCAGGACGTGGTCCGGGTCGTAACCGGTCTGGGTCGGCAGGTCGAAGGCGACGGAGAGACCGGTCTGCCCCTTCGCGAGATTGCGCCGGTACAGCGCGTTGGACGCCTCGGCGGTCGAGTGGCCCGCGTAGGTCCGCATGAGCCAGGGCCGGTCCTTGGCACGCGGTGCCTGACGGTCCGTCAAATCGGGCCGTGTGGTGTCGGGCTGCGTCATGTCAGGCGTCCCGGAAGAGGTTGATGGCGTCCAGATGCCGGGCCCGCAGCGCCTCGTCCCGTACGCCCAGACCCTCGCGCGGGGCCAGGGCCAGCACCCCGACCTTGCCCTGGTGCAGATTGCGGTGGACGTCGTACGCCGCCCGGCCGGTCTCCTCCAGCGGGTACACCTTCGACAGGGTCGGGTGGATCTTCCCCTTGGCGACCAGCCGGTTGGCCTCCCACGCCTCGCGGTAGTTGGCGAAGTGGGAGCCGACGATTCGCTTGAGCGACATCCACAGATAGCGGTTGTCGTACTCGTGGGTGTAGCCGGAGGTGGAGGCGCAGGTGACGACCGTGCCGCCCTTGCGGGTGACATAGACGGAGGCGCCGAAGGTCTCGCGGCCCGGGTGCTCGAAGACGATGTCCACGTCCTCGCCGCCGGTCAGCTCCCGGATCCGCTTGCCGAAGCGCTTCCACTCGCGCGGGTCCTGATTCCGCTCGTCCCGCCAGAAGCGGTACTCCTCGGCGGTCCGGTCGATGATCGCCTCGGCGCCCATCCGCCGGCAGATCTCCGCCTTCCGCTCGCTGGAGACCACACAGACCGGGTTGGCGCCGCCGGCCAGCGCGTACTGGGTGGCGTACGAACCGAGTCCGCCGCTGGCGCCCCAGATCAGCACGTTGTCGCCCTGCTTTAGGCACGCGCCGTTGCGGGACACCAGCTGGCGGTAGGCCGTCGAGTTGACCAGCCCGGGCGCCGCGGCCTCCTCCCAGCTCAAGTGCTTGGGCTTGGGCATCAGTTGATTGGACTTCACCAGCGCGAGTTCCGCGAGGCCGCCGAAGTTGGTCTCGAAGCCCCAGATCCGCTGCTCGGGGTCGAGCATGGTGTCGTTGTGACCGTCGGACGACTCCAGTTCGACGGAGAGGCAGTGCGCCACGACCTCGTCCCCCGGCCGCCAGGCGTTGACCCCCGGCCCGGTGCGCAGCACGACCCCGGAGAGGTCGGAGCCGATCACGTGGTACGGCAGATCATGACGCCGGGCCAGCTCGCTGAGCCTGCCGTAGCGCTCCAGGAACCCGAAGGTCGGCACCGGTTCGAAGAGCGCGGTCCAGACGGAGTTGTAATTCACCGAGCTGGCCATGACGGCCACCAGGGCCTCGCCCGGACCGAGCGCCGGGACGGGCACCTCGTCGAGATGGAGCGAGGCGCGGGGATCCTTCTCCCGGGTGGGGAGGCCCGCGAACATCTCGGTCTCGTCCTTGTGCACGGTCACCGCGCGGTACGAACCGGGCAGCGGGAGTGCGGCGAAGTCGGCGGACGTGCTGTCCGGCGACTGGATCGCGTCCAGGATTTCCTTCACGGTGGGGCCTCC encodes the following:
- the ccrA gene encoding crotonyl-CoA carboxylase/reductase, which codes for MKEILDAIQSPDSTSADFAALPLPGSYRAVTVHKDETEMFAGLPTREKDPRASLHLDEVPVPALGPGEALVAVMASSVNYNSVWTALFEPVPTFGFLERYGRLSELARRHDLPYHVIGSDLSGVVLRTGPGVNAWRPGDEVVAHCLSVELESSDGHNDTMLDPEQRIWGFETNFGGLAELALVKSNQLMPKPKHLSWEEAAAPGLVNSTAYRQLVSRNGACLKQGDNVLIWGASGGLGSYATQYALAGGANPVCVVSSERKAEICRRMGAEAIIDRTAEEYRFWRDERNQDPREWKRFGKRIRELTGGEDVDIVFEHPGRETFGASVYVTRKGGTVVTCASTSGYTHEYDNRYLWMSLKRIVGSHFANYREAWEANRLVAKGKIHPTLSKVYPLEETGRAAYDVHRNLHQGKVGVLALAPREGLGVRDEALRARHLDAINLFRDA